The genomic segment TTGCTACGTCTATTTTCTTATATGAAGTTGCTAGATCCAAATGGATGCGCTCAATCTCTGGACAAGACCCTTCTCCTAGATTATTGAAACCTCAGATTTCATCTGAAAAGATTAACTAATCTCTTTAATTTAACCTTTAAAAGATGCGTATATTTTTTATAGTTTTTTTAGAATTTTAAAAACTTCATAATTAAATTATACTATTAATTACTTCAGGCACAGCTTTTTATACTCAACTTTTCATGACTTCAAATATATGTTTCATCATCAAGTGAACATAATATTCCTTTTTTATTTGATAAACATCTCGTTAAGAAAGTATAATAAATTAAATGCAGTTTACTTATGGGTCCCATTAGGGCTCTTCGAAGCTTAGGTAATAGTTTTGGCTTGGCCTGGTGGGCCAAGGTTGAGACAATTCAACCTGAGGTGACTTATTGGTTTGGTCCTTTTCTCACTCGCCGTAGCTTGAAAGTCAGATTAAATGGTTTTATAGATGATCTTTCTGCAGAGTCACCCAAGAAAATTAATCATAGTTTAATTAGGTGTCGCCGTAATGAGCCTTTAACGTCATAAGCTTAAAAATATTTTTTTTATAATCTAATAATGACTTTTGAAGACTTACGCCAGAAATTAAAAAGTGGTGAGGTTTCTTCCAAAGAACTTGTTCAAGAAAAAATAAACCGAATAAATGAATTAGATCCAACTCTGAATTCCTTTTTAATTGTTAATACTGAGCTAGCTCTAAGCAAAGCAGAGCATATCGATAAACAAATCGCTTCTGGCGATCATTTACCGCCTTTGTCAGGGATACCCATTGCTATAAAAGACAATCTTTGTACAAAAGGAATTAAGACAACTTGCGCAAGCAAGATTTTGGACAACTTTGTCCCCCCATACGAGTCAACAGTTACAAAAAAGCTTTTGAACGCAGGAGCAATAATGATTGGCAAGACAAATATGGATGAATTTGCTATGGGGAGCTCTACAGAAACCTCTGCATTTGGTCCTACTTTGAATCCATGGAACATTACAAAAGTTCCAGGAGGCAGCTCTGGTGGTAGCGCAGCTTCTGTTGCTGCCGGATTATGTTATGGATCTCTGGGTTCTGATACTGGCGGGTCAATCCGACAACCTGCTTCTTTTTGTGGCGTTGTTGGCATGAAGCCAACTTATGGTCGAGTAAGTCGATGGGGGTTAATAGCTTTTGCTAGTTCTTTAGATCAGGTTGGTCCATTTGCGAATAATGTTTCTGATGCAGCTGAGATTTTGCAAGTTATATCTGGCAAGGATGAATTGGATTCAACTACTGTTGATATTCCCGTTCCCAATTATTTAGAGACTCTTTCTAAGTCAATTAAGGGAATGAAAATAGGTTTAATTGATAACTGCTTTGATCATGAAGGTTTAGCCACTGATGTTAAAGAATCTGTTCTTAGCTCTGCCTCGCTGCTAGAAAACTTAGGCGCAGAAATTGTTAATATTTCTTGTCCTCGTTTCAATGATGGAATTGCTACTTATTACGTTATTGCCCCATCTGAAGCTTCAGCGAATTTAGCTAGATATGACGGAGTCAAATATGGATTCCGCGCTGAAGATGAACAATCTCTTATAGAGATGACCTCCAAAAGTCGAGCACTTGGTTTTGGAAGTGAAGTTAAAAGAAGAATTCTTATTGGAACTTATGCTCTATCCGCTGGTTATGTTGATGCTTACTACAAAAAAGCCCAGCAAGTTCGAACTTTGATACGTAGAGATTTTGATGATGCTTTTAAAAAAGTAGATGTTTTGTTAG from the Prochlorococcus marinus str. NATL2A genome contains:
- the gatA gene encoding Asp-tRNA(Asn)/Glu-tRNA(Gln) amidotransferase subunit GatA, producing the protein MTFEDLRQKLKSGEVSSKELVQEKINRINELDPTLNSFLIVNTELALSKAEHIDKQIASGDHLPPLSGIPIAIKDNLCTKGIKTTCASKILDNFVPPYESTVTKKLLNAGAIMIGKTNMDEFAMGSSTETSAFGPTLNPWNITKVPGGSSGGSAASVAAGLCYGSLGSDTGGSIRQPASFCGVVGMKPTYGRVSRWGLIAFASSLDQVGPFANNVSDAAEILQVISGKDELDSTTVDIPVPNYLETLSKSIKGMKIGLIDNCFDHEGLATDVKESVLSSASLLENLGAEIVNISCPRFNDGIATYYVIAPSEASANLARYDGVKYGFRAEDEQSLIEMTSKSRALGFGSEVKRRILIGTYALSAGYVDAYYKKAQQVRTLIRRDFDDAFKKVDVLLAPTAPTTAFGSGDNIDNPMAMYLSDLLTIPANLAGLPAISLPCGFDKYGLPIGLQLIGNVFEEGKLFQVANQFEKAAEVYKNRPKTDFTL
- a CDS encoding DUF1816 domain-containing protein — translated: MGPIRALRSLGNSFGLAWWAKVETIQPEVTYWFGPFLTRRSLKVRLNGFIDDLSAESPKKINHSLIRCRRNEPLTS